In Callithrix jacchus isolate 240 chromosome 18, calJac240_pri, whole genome shotgun sequence, one DNA window encodes the following:
- the LHX4 gene encoding LIM/homeobox protein Lhx4 isoform X1, which translates to MMQSATVPAEGAVKGLPEMLGVPMQQIPQCAGCNQHILDKFILKVLDRHWHSSCLKCADCQMQLADRCFSRAGSVYCKEDFFKRFGTRCTACQQGIPPTQVVRKAQDFVYHLHCFACIICTRQLATGDEFYLMEDGRLVCKEDYETAKQNDDSEAGAKRPRTTITAKQLETLKNAYKNSPKPARHVREQLSSETGLDMRVVQVWFQNRRAKEKRLKKDAGRHRWGQFYKSVKRSRGGSKQEKESSAEDCGVSDSELSFREDQILSELGHTNRIYGNVGDVTGGQLMNGSFSMDGTGQSYQDLRDGSPYGIPQSPSSISSLPSHAPLLNGLDYTVDSNLGIIAHAGQGVSQTLRTMAGGPTSDISTGSSVGYPDFPTSPASWLDEMDHPPF; encoded by the exons AGATCCCCCAGTGTGCTGGCTGCAACCAGCATATCCTGGACAAGTTCATCCTGAAGGTCCTGGACAGACACTGGCACAGCTCCTGCCTCAAGTGTGCAGACTGCCAGATGCAGCTGGCGGACAGGTGCTTCTCCAGGGCCGGGAGCGTCTACTGCAAGGAGGACTTCTTCAA GCGCTTCGGCACGAGATGCACGGCCTGCCAGCAGGGTATCCCCCCGACCCAGGTGGTCCGCAAGGCCCAGGACTTTGTCTACCACCTGCACTGCTTTGCTTGCATCATCTGCACCCGGCAGCTGGCCACAGGGGACGAGTTCTACCTCATGGAGGATGGGCGGCTAGTGTGCAAGGAAGACTACGAGACGGCCAAGCAGAACG ATGACTCAGAGGCTGGAGCTAAGCGGCCGCGGACCACCATCACAGCCAAGCAGCTGGAGACATTAAAGAATGCATACAAGAACTCCCCCAAGCCTGCCCGGCACGTGAGGGAGCAGCTGTCCTCAGAGACAGGCCTGGACATGAGGGTCGTACAG GTTTGGTTTCAGAACAGAAGGGCCAAAGAGAAACGCCTGAAGAAGGACGCGGGGCGGCACCGCTGGGGGCAGTTCTATAAGAGCGTCAAGAGGAGCCGGGGCGGCAGCAAGCAGGAGAAGGAGAGCTCTGCAGAGGACTGTGGGGTTAgtgacagtgagctgagcttCCGAG AGGATCAGATTCTCTCAGAACTTGGCCACACCAATAGGATTTATGGCAACGTGGGGGACGTTACAGGCGGACAGTTAATGAATGGGAGCTTCTCCATGGACGGGACAGGACAATCCTATCAGGACTTGAGGGATGGGAGCCCCTATGGAATCCCCCAGTCTCCATCCTCCATATCGTCCCTGCCATCCCACGCTCCTTTGCTCAATGGGCTGGATTACACGGTGGACAGTAATTTGGGCATCATTGCGCATGCAGGGCAGGGAGTAAGCCAGACGCTGAGAACCATGGCTGGGGGACCCACCTCTGACATCTCCACAGGAAGCAGTGTAGGCTATCCCGACTTTCCAACTAGCCCAGCCTCTTGGCTCGATGAAATGGATCATCCTCCTTTTTAa
- the LHX4 gene encoding LIM/homeobox protein Lhx4 isoform X2 codes for MQLADRCFSRAGSVYCKEDFFKRFGTRCTACQQGIPPTQVVRKAQDFVYHLHCFACIICTRQLATGDEFYLMEDGRLVCKEDYETAKQNDDSEAGAKRPRTTITAKQLETLKNAYKNSPKPARHVREQLSSETGLDMRVVQVWFQNRRAKEKRLKKDAGRHRWGQFYKSVKRSRGGSKQEKESSAEDCGVSDSELSFREDQILSELGHTNRIYGNVGDVTGGQLMNGSFSMDGTGQSYQDLRDGSPYGIPQSPSSISSLPSHAPLLNGLDYTVDSNLGIIAHAGQGVSQTLRTMAGGPTSDISTGSSVGYPDFPTSPASWLDEMDHPPF; via the exons ATGCAGCTGGCGGACAGGTGCTTCTCCAGGGCCGGGAGCGTCTACTGCAAGGAGGACTTCTTCAA GCGCTTCGGCACGAGATGCACGGCCTGCCAGCAGGGTATCCCCCCGACCCAGGTGGTCCGCAAGGCCCAGGACTTTGTCTACCACCTGCACTGCTTTGCTTGCATCATCTGCACCCGGCAGCTGGCCACAGGGGACGAGTTCTACCTCATGGAGGATGGGCGGCTAGTGTGCAAGGAAGACTACGAGACGGCCAAGCAGAACG ATGACTCAGAGGCTGGAGCTAAGCGGCCGCGGACCACCATCACAGCCAAGCAGCTGGAGACATTAAAGAATGCATACAAGAACTCCCCCAAGCCTGCCCGGCACGTGAGGGAGCAGCTGTCCTCAGAGACAGGCCTGGACATGAGGGTCGTACAG GTTTGGTTTCAGAACAGAAGGGCCAAAGAGAAACGCCTGAAGAAGGACGCGGGGCGGCACCGCTGGGGGCAGTTCTATAAGAGCGTCAAGAGGAGCCGGGGCGGCAGCAAGCAGGAGAAGGAGAGCTCTGCAGAGGACTGTGGGGTTAgtgacagtgagctgagcttCCGAG AGGATCAGATTCTCTCAGAACTTGGCCACACCAATAGGATTTATGGCAACGTGGGGGACGTTACAGGCGGACAGTTAATGAATGGGAGCTTCTCCATGGACGGGACAGGACAATCCTATCAGGACTTGAGGGATGGGAGCCCCTATGGAATCCCCCAGTCTCCATCCTCCATATCGTCCCTGCCATCCCACGCTCCTTTGCTCAATGGGCTGGATTACACGGTGGACAGTAATTTGGGCATCATTGCGCATGCAGGGCAGGGAGTAAGCCAGACGCTGAGAACCATGGCTGGGGGACCCACCTCTGACATCTCCACAGGAAGCAGTGTAGGCTATCCCGACTTTCCAACTAGCCCAGCCTCTTGGCTCGATGAAATGGATCATCCTCCTTTTTAa